In a genomic window of Roseimicrobium gellanilyticum:
- the rarD gene encoding EamA family transporter RarD, with translation MAESEGGQPNQTSGQTPDPPSAVLSAIVAFGMWGTLPIYWKLVQRFGSDVVVLQRLVWTVVWVLPLLAITKNWRAWVEAMKTPALLRAHGLSAALLTVNWSLFIWANQHGHIVEASLGYFLNPLLNVAIGRVLLGENISRWRIVSIVLAAAGVLLQVILVGRLPWIALALALTFAAYGLARRKSPLGSLTGLAMESVIVLPLALGGLVWIASESRPLAATGSAGDWFLMFLAGACTAAPLLTFAHAARHLRFSTLGLLQFIAPTGQFLIGALMYKEPVTLGVMVSFACIWAGVAVFCVEAALGRKKEGAKT, from the coding sequence ATGGCTGAATCAGAGGGCGGGCAACCCAACCAAACATCCGGGCAAACACCGGACCCGCCCTCAGCCGTGCTGAGCGCCATCGTGGCGTTCGGCATGTGGGGCACGCTTCCCATCTATTGGAAGCTGGTCCAGCGTTTCGGCTCGGACGTCGTGGTGCTCCAGCGTCTGGTGTGGACGGTGGTGTGGGTACTGCCCCTGCTTGCCATCACGAAAAATTGGCGTGCCTGGGTGGAGGCGATGAAGACGCCAGCCCTGCTGCGCGCGCATGGTCTCTCCGCCGCGTTGCTCACCGTGAACTGGTCGCTCTTCATTTGGGCGAACCAGCACGGGCACATTGTTGAGGCGAGCCTTGGTTACTTTCTTAATCCCCTGCTCAATGTGGCTATTGGCCGCGTGCTGCTGGGGGAGAATATTTCTCGCTGGCGCATCGTGAGCATCGTACTCGCGGCAGCCGGAGTGCTGCTGCAGGTGATTCTGGTGGGGCGTCTGCCGTGGATTGCCCTCGCGCTGGCTCTCACGTTTGCGGCCTATGGATTGGCGAGGCGGAAGTCGCCTCTGGGCTCGCTGACAGGTCTGGCGATGGAGTCCGTGATCGTGCTGCCCTTGGCACTCGGCGGGTTGGTGTGGATTGCTTCAGAAAGCCGGCCACTGGCGGCCACCGGAAGCGCGGGGGACTGGTTCCTCATGTTCCTCGCCGGCGCGTGCACCGCTGCACCTCTGTTGACTTTTGCCCATGCGGCGCGGCATCTGCGTTTCAGTACGCTGGGTCTGCTGCAATTCATCGCACCCACGGGCCAGTTCTTGATTGGCGCTCTGATGTACAAGGAGCCTGTGACGCTCGGCGTGATGGTCTCCTTTGCCTGCATCTGGGCGGGTGTGGCGGTGTTTTGTGTGGAGGCGGCGCTGGGGAGGAAGAAGGAAGGTGCAAAAACTTGA
- the msrA gene encoding peptide-methionine (S)-S-oxide reductase MsrA, which yields MKLKVLLALFMSAIVSATAVAADEKSAPAKTEEAILGGGCFWCTEGCYLPIKGVVKVISGYSGGHVENPTYEQVCTKTTGHAEVIKVVFDPTVVSYKDLVDLFWYAHDPTTLNRQGNDSGPQYRSVIYYTNDAQKKIAEASVKEHQKEFKDPIVTEIAPLKNFYAAEDYHQDFANKNPNQGYVCAVVKPKVEKFTKKLKELSKGK from the coding sequence ATGAAACTCAAGGTACTTCTCGCACTCTTTATGTCCGCCATCGTTTCTGCAACGGCTGTCGCTGCCGACGAAAAATCTGCTCCTGCCAAGACAGAGGAGGCCATCCTCGGGGGTGGCTGCTTCTGGTGCACGGAAGGCTGCTACCTGCCCATCAAGGGCGTGGTGAAGGTGATCAGCGGCTACTCCGGTGGCCATGTGGAAAACCCCACCTATGAACAGGTCTGCACCAAGACCACCGGTCATGCCGAGGTGATCAAGGTCGTCTTCGACCCCACGGTGGTGAGCTACAAGGATCTCGTGGATCTCTTCTGGTACGCCCATGATCCCACCACGCTCAACCGCCAGGGCAATGACTCCGGCCCGCAGTATCGCTCCGTGATCTACTACACGAATGACGCGCAGAAGAAGATCGCCGAGGCGTCAGTGAAGGAGCACCAGAAGGAGTTCAAGGACCCCATCGTCACCGAGATCGCACCGCTGAAGAACTTCTACGCCGCGGAAGATTATCACCAGGATTTCGCGAACAAGAATCCGAACCAGGGTTATGTCTGCGCCGTCGTGAAGCCCAAGGTGGAGAAGTTTACCAAAAAGCTGAAGGAGCTTTCCAAGGGCAAATAA
- the malQ gene encoding 4-alpha-glucanotransferase — MLSIPRCSGILLHPTSLPGRFGIGEIGRGAELWLEALHRMGQRAWQVLPLGPTGYGNSPYQSLSSYAGNPLLISLDSLVKDGVVRPSDLAVLPEFPDDHVDFGAVLEIRTAFLKNAAHKFIKQCSASPLLQRAFETFCQRESEWLDDWSMFIALKGEYDLRPWTEWPKGIALRDEVAMAEVMAGLEEEIEAAKVLQFFFHRQWNKLRLRAKELDISIIGDIPIFAAHDSADVWANRGLFHLDEHGNPTVVAGVPPDYFAATGQRWGNPLYDWEKHQKTNFAWWKSRLRKTLSLVDIVRIDHFRGFAAYWEIPASEATAVNGQWVEAPGDALFEAFKEDLGEVPIIAEDLGLITPDVVALRDRHELPGMRVMQFAFGADALAEDYIPENYPDNSVAYTGTHDNDTMVGYFNSGEDEHTTRTAEMVEKERANILGYTKTDGTQIHWDFIEHVWASKARLAICPLQDVLGLGSEARMNIPGKSGEFWTWRFEWKDLTTDLEWRLKRVTLRHGRAANVG, encoded by the coding sequence ATGCTTTCCATCCCGCGCTGTTCCGGCATTCTCCTCCATCCCACGTCCTTGCCGGGGCGCTTCGGCATCGGGGAGATCGGTCGGGGCGCGGAACTGTGGCTGGAGGCCCTGCATCGCATGGGTCAGCGTGCCTGGCAGGTGCTGCCGCTCGGACCCACGGGCTACGGGAACTCGCCGTACCAGTCGTTGTCCAGCTACGCGGGGAATCCGCTGCTCATCAGCCTGGATTCGCTGGTGAAGGACGGCGTGGTTCGACCTTCAGACCTCGCGGTGTTGCCTGAGTTTCCAGATGATCACGTGGACTTCGGCGCCGTGCTGGAGATTCGCACGGCCTTCCTGAAGAATGCCGCGCACAAGTTCATCAAGCAGTGCAGCGCCAGCCCGCTGCTGCAGCGCGCCTTTGAGACCTTCTGCCAGCGTGAATCGGAGTGGTTGGATGACTGGTCCATGTTCATCGCCCTGAAGGGAGAATACGATCTCCGTCCCTGGACCGAATGGCCCAAGGGCATCGCCCTGCGCGACGAGGTGGCCATGGCCGAGGTGATGGCCGGGCTGGAGGAGGAGATCGAGGCGGCGAAGGTGCTACAGTTCTTCTTCCACCGTCAGTGGAACAAGCTCCGCCTGCGTGCGAAGGAACTCGACATCAGCATCATCGGGGACATCCCCATCTTCGCCGCGCATGACAGCGCGGATGTGTGGGCGAATCGCGGTCTCTTCCACCTGGATGAGCATGGCAATCCCACCGTGGTGGCCGGCGTGCCGCCGGACTACTTTGCCGCGACCGGCCAGCGCTGGGGCAATCCGCTCTACGATTGGGAGAAGCACCAGAAGACCAACTTCGCCTGGTGGAAGTCCCGCCTGCGCAAGACGCTCTCACTGGTGGACATCGTTCGCATTGACCACTTCCGCGGGTTCGCCGCCTACTGGGAGATTCCCGCCTCGGAAGCCACGGCAGTGAATGGCCAGTGGGTGGAAGCGCCAGGGGATGCACTCTTCGAGGCCTTCAAGGAAGACCTCGGCGAGGTGCCCATCATTGCGGAAGACCTCGGCCTCATCACGCCCGACGTGGTGGCCCTGCGCGACCGTCATGAGCTGCCCGGCATGCGGGTGATGCAGTTCGCCTTTGGCGCGGATGCCCTCGCGGAGGACTACATCCCGGAGAACTATCCGGACAACAGCGTCGCCTACACTGGCACCCACGACAACGATACCATGGTGGGGTACTTCAACAGCGGTGAGGACGAGCATACCACCCGCACCGCCGAGATGGTGGAGAAGGAGCGTGCGAACATCCTCGGATACACGAAGACGGACGGTACGCAGATCCACTGGGACTTCATTGAACACGTCTGGGCGAGCAAGGCGCGGTTGGCCATCTGCCCACTACAGGATGTTCTCGGCCTCGGCAGCGAGGCCCGCATGAACATCCCTGGCAAAAGCGGCGAGTTCTGGACCTGGCGCTTTGAGTGGAAGGACCTCACGACGGACCTGGAGTGGCGCCTGAAGCGCGTGACGCTGCGGCATGGCCGGGCAGCGAATGTGGGGTGA
- the sufD gene encoding Fe-S cluster assembly protein SufD, translating to MSTALMSAPATVATWFSKLQYQAGERFAAMPSPIRTDEHWRYGSVKQAEAMLAIESVAALSDADKGRALSESTSTLEAAVRLIFANDELLNPEALGSLPEGVTLVPLLEAASRMPELMQEHFMARETSLGGIKFSQMHQARTRAGIVLHVAKGVQMEKPIEVFHWIGGRGSVFPHTLIVSEPNSQITVLEHQRSLDDEEQGVVAVTDLHARDGAKIIYGVVQDLNLKSRAVHLTSASVHKAATATALLMNLGAAWVRNESVSRMEGAGAESYMLGVSSPHDTQEVDQRTFQHHAAPRAKSDLLYKNVLDDQARTVFSGLIFVDEGAHYTDAYQTCRNLLNSDTCEANSMPGLEINADQVKCSHGSTSSPVDKDELFYLMARGIPDQASRTLITLGFLEDVFTRLNHEALQTAVCQRLEEKFAVPF from the coding sequence ATGTCCACCGCTCTCATGTCCGCCCCTGCCACTGTTGCCACCTGGTTCAGCAAACTCCAATACCAGGCGGGCGAACGGTTCGCTGCCATGCCTTCGCCCATCCGTACCGATGAGCACTGGCGCTATGGCTCCGTCAAGCAGGCGGAAGCCATGCTCGCCATCGAGTCGGTCGCTGCCCTCAGTGATGCGGACAAGGGCCGTGCGCTCAGCGAGTCCACCTCCACGCTGGAGGCCGCGGTACGGCTCATCTTTGCCAATGATGAACTGCTGAATCCCGAGGCTCTGGGCTCACTGCCGGAAGGCGTGACCCTGGTGCCGCTGCTCGAGGCGGCCTCGCGCATGCCGGAGCTGATGCAGGAGCATTTCATGGCCCGCGAGACGTCGCTGGGCGGCATCAAGTTCTCCCAGATGCACCAGGCCCGCACCCGTGCCGGCATCGTGCTGCATGTGGCGAAGGGTGTGCAGATGGAGAAACCCATTGAGGTTTTCCACTGGATTGGCGGACGCGGCTCCGTGTTCCCGCACACGCTCATCGTGAGCGAGCCGAATTCGCAAATCACCGTGCTGGAGCACCAGCGCTCGCTCGATGACGAGGAACAGGGCGTGGTGGCCGTGACGGACCTCCATGCGCGCGATGGCGCGAAAATCATCTACGGAGTGGTGCAGGATCTGAATCTGAAGAGCCGCGCCGTGCACCTCACCAGCGCCAGCGTGCACAAGGCCGCCACCGCGACCGCTTTGCTCATGAACCTGGGCGCGGCCTGGGTGCGCAATGAGAGCGTCTCCCGCATGGAAGGCGCCGGTGCTGAGAGCTACATGCTCGGCGTCTCCTCCCCGCATGACACGCAAGAGGTCGACCAGCGCACCTTTCAGCATCACGCGGCTCCGCGTGCGAAATCCGACCTGCTGTACAAGAACGTGCTGGATGACCAGGCTCGCACCGTCTTCTCGGGCCTCATCTTCGTGGATGAGGGCGCGCACTACACAGACGCCTACCAGACCTGCCGCAACCTGCTCAACAGCGACACCTGCGAGGCGAACTCCATGCCCGGTCTGGAAATCAATGCCGACCAGGTGAAGTGCAGCCACGGATCCACCAGTTCCCCGGTGGACAAGGACGAGCTTTTCTACCTCATGGCGCGTGGGATTCCTGACCAGGCTTCCCGCACGCTGATCACACTTGGCTTCCTGGAGGACGTGTTCACCCGCCTGAATCACGAGGCGCTCCAGACGGCTGTGTGCCAGCGACTTGAAGAAAAATTCGCCGTACCGTTCTGA